GGTGGTGGCCAACCAGAACATCGCCTTCCCCGAAATGGAGACGCGCATGAAGGCCGTGGCGGCGGCACTGCGCAAGGATCCGGCGGTGGCCGGTGTTGCTGCCTTCATCGGCGCCGGCACGATCAACCCGACCCTCAACCAGGGCCAGCTCAGCATCGTGCTGAAGGACCGCAGCAAGCGCGGCGATCTCGACAGCGTGCTGGCGAGTCTGCAGCACGATGCCGCCAACATTCCGGGTGTCGCGCTGTACCTGAAGCCGGTGCAGGACATCACCCTGGATACCCGCGTCTCGGCCACGCAGTACCAGTATTCGCTGTCCGAAGTGGACAGCAACGAGCTGGCCAAGTACGCCACCCAGATGACCAGCGCCATGCGCAAGCTGCCCGAGCTGTCGGATGTCGACAACAACCTGGCGGACAAGGGCGACGCGCTGCAGATCGATATCAACCGCGATACGGCGAGCCGCCTTGGCGTGCCGGTGCAGACCATCGACGACACGCTCTACGACGCGTTCGGCCAGCGCCAGATCTCGACCATCTTCACCCAGCTCAACCAGTACCGGGTAGTGATGGAGGTGGCGCCGCAGTTCCGCAATACCTCGTCGCTGCTGAACCAGCTTGCGGTGGCCAGCAATGGCAACGGCGCGCTGACCGGCACCAACGCGACCAGCTTCGGCCAGGTCTCGTCCAGCAACTCGGCCACGGCGACCGGCATCGGGCAGTCCAACATCGGCATCACCGTGGGCGGTGGCGGCACCATTCCGTTGTCCGCGCTGGCCACGGTCAAGACCACCAGTGCGCCGCTGGTGATCAGCCACCAGGACCAGCTGCCGGCGGTGACCATCTCGTTCAACCTCGCACCCGGCTACTCGCTGTCGCAGGCGGTATCGGCGATCAACGACGTCAAGGCCAAGCTGAACATGCCGCTGCAGGTGCGCGGGCAGTTCATCGGCGAGGCGGCCGAGTTCTCCTCGTCGATCAGCAGCGAGGTCTACCTGCTGCTGGCCGCGATCGTGGTGATCTACATCGTGCTGGGCGTGCTCTACGAGAGCTATATCCACCCGATCACCATCATCTCGACCCTGCCGCCGGCCGGTGTCGGCGCGCTGCTGGCGCTGTACCTGTGCGGCATGAGCCTGTCGGTGGACGGCATCGTCGGCATCGTGCTGCTGATCGGCATCGTGAAGAAGAACGCGATCATGATGATCGACTTCGCGATCGAGGCGCAGCGTGACGGGCATACACCGCTGGAAGCGATCCGGCGCGCTTGTCTGCTGCGTTTCCGCCCGATCATGATGACTACGGCGGCTGCGATGCTCGGCGCGCTGCCGCTGGCGCTGGGTAACGGCATCGGCGCGGAACTGCGCCGGCCGCTGGGCGTCTCGATCGTGGGTGGCCTGCTGCTCTCGCAGCTGATCACCCTCTACAGCACGCCGGTGATCTACCTGTACATGGAACGTTTCTCGGCATGGATGCGCCAGCGGCAGGCCCGGCGCGCCCTGCCGCAGGCCACCTGAGCCTGCGGCAAGGCCGCGGTCATCCCGCGGCCGTGTCCGTGCGTTCCATTGTCTGTCCCAGGTACCCGATCGTCATCGCCCCATGAATATCTCCGGCCCGTTCATCCGCCGCCCGATCGGCACGTCCCTGCTGGCGATCGGCATCTTCGTCGCGGGACTGATCTGCTATGTCGGGCTCGGCGTGGCCGCGTTGCCGGACATGTCCTTCCCGGTGATCTTCGTGCAGGCCAGCGAAGCCGGTGCCAGCGCGACCACGATGGCCACCACCGTGGCCGCGCCGCTGGAACGTCACCTGGGCCAGGTGCCCGGCATCGACATGATGCATTCGTCCAGCTCGCAGGGCAGCACGTTCGTGTTCCTGATGTTCAACGCGGGGGTGGACATCAATGCCGCCGCCCAGGACGTGCAGGCGCAGATCAATGCCGCGCAGGCGGATCTGCCGAGCGGGTTGACCAGTCAGCCCAGCTATCGCAAGGCCAACCCGAACGACGACCCGGTGATCGAACTGGCGCTGACCTCCAAGACGCAGTCGGTCAGGAGCCTCTACGACGTGGCCGACTCGCTGCTGGCGCAGCGGGTACGCCAGATCGATGGCGTGTCCGAAGTGGATATTGCCGGCGCCTCGACACCGGCGATCCGGGTCGATGTGGACATGCGCAAGCTCAACAGCATGGGTCTGACCATGGACTCCGTGCGCAACGCGATCAGCGCAGCCAACAACACCTCGCCGCTGGGTACGCTGGACAACGGCATCACCTCGATGACGGTGACCGCCAACGATTCGATGCATAGTGTGGACCAGTTCGCCAACCTGATCGTGTCCACGCAGAACGGCACGCCGGTACGGCTGTCCGATATCGCCCACGTCTATCAGGGCACGCAGGATCGCTACCAGGCGGGCTGGTTCCAGGGCAAGCCGGCGATCCTGCTGTACGTCTACAAGCAGTCGGACGCCAATGTCATCGCGACCGTCGACCGGGTCAAGGCAGCGCTGCCCGAGCTGCGCGCCTACCTGCAGCCGGGCACCAAGCTGACCCCGTTCTTCGACGGCACGCCGACCATCCGCAATTCGTTGCGCGAGGTGCAGCTGACCCTGCTGATCAGCCTGGGCATGGTGGTGCTGGTGATGGCGCTGTTCCTGCGCCGCATCGCGCCGACCATGATCGCCGCCGGTGCCGTGCCGCTGTCGCTGGCCGGTGCGGCAGTGGTCATGTATGCCTTCGGCTATACCCTCAATAACCTCACCCTGCTGGCGCTGGTGGTGGCCATCGGCTTCGTGGTCGATGACGCCATCGTGATGATCGAGAACGTAATCCGTCACATGGACGCGGGCATGACGCGTCGCGAAGCTGCCCTGAAGGGTGCAAAGGAAATCGGCTTCACCATCGTGTCGATCACCGCCTCGCTGGTGGCGGTGTTCGCGCCGCTGATCTTCATGGGCGGCATCACCGGCATGTTCTTCAAGCAGTTCACCGTCACCCTGGTGGCGGCGATTGTGCTTTCCGCCACCGTCTCGCTGACCTTCACGCCGGCGATGTGCGCCTGTTTCCTCAAGTCGTTCGACACGGTCGCGCCACGTCCCCCGTCCCGGCTCGGGCGGGCATTGGACCGCATGCTTGAAGGCATGCACCGGGTCTACGAGCGGGCGCTGGACTTCGCCCTTCGGCATGCGGTGGTACTGGCGCTGACGCCGCTGGTGCTGATATTCGTGACGATCTTCCTGTTCGGGCAACTGCAGTTCACCATGTTCCCGGCGCAGGACACCGGGTTGATCCGCGGGATCAGCATGTCGGGTGCCACCGCCTCGTTCCAGGAGTCGGTGCACCGTCAGCAACGCTTCAACGACATGCTGCTGGCAGACAAGGATGTGGCCATGGTCAGTTCGCACCTGGGAACCAGCCGTCAGGGCGCCAGCGCATTCTTCGATGTGGAGCTGAAGACGCATGCGCAGGGACGCACCGATTCGACCATGCAGGCGCTGCAGCGGCTGAGCACGATGGCCAGCCACTACCCCGACCTGGACGTGCGCATGCGCGCGGTGCAGGACCTGCCGAGTTTCGGTGGCCGCGGTTCCAACCAGGGTGCGCAGTACCAGATCGGCATCAAGGGCGACAGCCTGACCGAACTGGAAGCGTGGCTGCCCAAGCTGGTGGACCAGCTGAAGAAGAATCCCAAGCTGCTCGACGTGGGTAGCGACATGGGCAAGTCGGGGCTCGAACAGGATCTGGTGGTGAACCGCGACAAGGCCGCTGCGCTGGGCCTGGGCATGGGTTCGGTCGACACGGTGCTGTACGACGCGCTGGGCCAGCGTTCGGTGTCGAAGATCTACTCCAACCTCAACCAGTACTCGGTCGTGCTGGGTGTGGCGCCGGACCAGATGCAGACGCCGGCCGACCTCGACACGATCTACTTCAAGGGCAAGTCGTCCAGCGTGGCCGGCACGCCGCAGATGATTCCGCTGGCCGCGCTGGCCCACCAGGTGCCCAGCCTGACGCCGACCCACATCAACCACCACGACCAGTCCACGGTGGAGAACCTCAGCTTCAACCTGGCGCCGGGCGTGACCATGGGCCAGGCGATGCAGATCATCGAGAAGACCGTGCAGAACATGCGCATGCCGGGCGACATCAAGCTCGAGCTGGGCGGCGATTTCCGGCGCCTGAGGCAATCACAGAATGGCGGCATCCTGCTGTTGTTGGCGGCGATCCTGGCTGTCTACATCGTGCTGGGCATCCTCTACGAAAGCCTGATCCACCCGATCACCATCCTGTCGACCCTGCCGGCCGCCGGTGTGGGCGCGCTGCTGGCCCTGTACATCACGCACACACCGCTGTCGGTGATCGCGCAGATCGCGCTGGTCCTGCTGATCGGCATCGTCAAGAAGAACGCGATCATGATGATCGACTTCGCCCTAGTGGCAGAGCGCGAACACGGCGTGTCGGCCCGCGAGGCCGCGCGCGAGGCCTGCATGGTGCGCTTCCGTCCGATCATGATGACGACGATGGTGGCGATCCTGGCCGCGCTGCCGATCGCGATCGGCCTGGGCCAGGGTTCGGACCTGCGCCGGCCACTGGGTATCGCGATGATCGGCGGCCTGCTGTTCTCGCAGAGCCTGACCCTGCTCAGCACCCCGGCGCTGTATGTGGTGTTCTCCGGGCTCAGCGAACGCTGGCACGCCTGGCGCAACCGGCGGCGGCTGCGCCTGCTCGAACAGGCCGGCTGAGGCGGCCATCGATGCCGTGTTGCGCGACGCGGTCGTGCGTCGTGCAACATCCATAGGGCGCACGGTGCTTTGCCTGGCCGCGGGAAAGCACGACAATAGAAAGGTTACGTGTCGCCCGGACCTGGTCTTGGGCGCTGCGCCGCATGCCCGGCACGGGCCTGAACCGCGCCGGGCCGCTCCCTTTCCCCGAACCGCCAGAGGGTCAGTGCCATCATGTCCGACACCCCCAAGATCATCTACACCCTGACCGACGAAGCGCCGTTCCTGGCGACGCAGTCGCTGCTGCCGATCGTCAAGGCGTTCACCGGCACCGCGGGCATTGCGATGGAAACGCGCGACATTTCGCTGTCCGGGCGCATTCTTTCGCAGTTCCCCGAATGTCTTGAGGACGACCAGAAGGTCGCCGACGACCTGGCCGAGCTGGGCCAGCTCGCGACCACGCCCGAGGCCAACATCATCAAGCTGCCGAACATCAGCGCCTCGGTGCCGCAGATGAAGGCGGCGATCAAGGAACTGCAGGCAAAGGGCTATGCACTGCCGGACTATCCGGACGAACCCGCCGACGATGCGCAGAAGGACATCAAATCGCGCTACGACCGGGTCAAGGGCAGCGCGGTGAATCCGGTGCTGCGCGAAGGCAACTCCGATCGTCGCGCGCCGCTGTCGGTGAAGAACTATGCCCGCAAGCATCCGCACAAGATGGGTGCGTGGAGCGGCGACTCGAAGACCCGCGTGGCGCACATGGACGGCGGCGACTTCTACGGCAGCGAGAAGTCGGTCACCGTCGATGCGCCCACCACGGTGGCGATCGAATGGTTCGGCAAGGACGGCACCCGCAAGGTGCTGAAGGAGAAGACCGCGCTCAAGGCCGGCGAGATCATCGACGCCGCGGTAATGAGCCGCAAGGCGCTGGCCGCCTTCGTCGACGCGCAGATCGCCGCCGCCACGGCCGAGGGCGTGCTGTTTTCGGTGCACCTGAAGGCCACCATGATGAAGGTCTCCGACCCGATCATGTTCGGCGTGGTGGTGGGCGAGTTCTACAAGGACGTGCTGGCCAGACATGCCGATGCGCTGAAGCAGGTCGGTTTCGACCCGAACAACGGTATCGGCGACCTGTATGCGCGGCTGGGTGCACTGCCCGAAGCCAAGCAGGCCGAGATCCGCGCCGACGTGGAAGCCGAATACGCCAGGCGTCCGGCGCTGGCGATGGTGAACTCCGACAAGGGCATCACCAACCTGCACGTGCCCAGCGACGTGATCATCGACGCCTCGATGCCGGCGATGATCCGCGACTCCGGCAAGATGTGGAACGCTGGCGGCGAGCGCCAGGACTGCCTTGCGCTGATCCCCGACCGCAGCTATGCCGGCGTCTACCAGGCGGTGATCGAGGACTGCAAGGCGCACGGCGCGTTCGACCCGGCCACCATGGGCAGCGTGCCCAACGTGGGCCTGATGGCGCAGAAGGCCGAGGAGTACGGCTCGCACGACAAGACCTTCCAGATTCCGGCCGATGGCGTGGTCAAGGTGACCGACGCCTCCGGTACGGCGCTGCTGCAGCACGACGTGGAAGCCGGCGACATCTGGCGCATGTGCCAGACCAAGGACGCGCCGGTGCAGGACTGGGTGAAGCTGGCCGTGAGCCGCGCACGCCACACCCCGGCGGTGTTCTGGCTGGACCCGAAGCGGGCCCACGATGCCGAGGTGATCAAGAAGGTCGAGCGCTACCTGAAGGACCATGATCTCAGTGGCCTGGATATCCGCATCATGGATCCGGTGGCCGCCACCACCTATTCGCTGCAGCGTATCCGGCAGGGCCTGGACACCATTTCGGTGACCGGCAACGTGCTGCGCGACTACCTCACCGACCTGTTCCCGATCATGGAACTGGGCACCAGCGCGAAGATGCTGTCGATCGTGCCGCTGATGGCCGGCGGCGGGTTGTTCGAGACCGGTGCCGGCGGTTCCGCGCCCAAGCACGTGCAGCAGTTCGTGGAAGAGGACTACCTGCGCTGGGACTCGCTGGGCGAGTTCCTGGCGTTGGCCGCCTCGCTGGAACATCTGGCCAGCCGTTACGACAACGCGGCGGCCGGCGTGCTGGCCAGGACGCTGGACCAGGCCAACGGCAAGATCCTCGACAACAACAAGTCGCCCGCGCGCAAGGTCGGCGAACTCGACAACCGCGGCAGCCATTTCTACCTGGCCCTGTACTGGGCGCAGGCACTGGCCGCGCAGGACGAGGACGCTGCACTGAAGGCGAAGTTCGCCCCGCTGGCCAAGGCCCTGGCCGACAACGAGGCGGCGATCATCGGCGAGCTCAACGGCGTGCAGGGCAAGCCGGTCGAGATCGGCGGCTACTACCGCCCCGACCTGGCCAAGGTGGGCCAGGCCATGCGGCCCAGTGCGGTCTTCAACAAGGCGCTGGCTGCGTTGAGCTGAGCATCACGCGTCGCAGTCGACGAGCGGGGCGCCCATCGGGCGCCCCGTTTCGTTGTGGGCTAGGGCGTCGTCATGGCGGCGTCCGGCGACTGGCCGCGGAATGTCAGACTTGTCGGCTAGCTTGCATGGATTGCAGCATCATCCACGCCATCCGGAGGAGAGCCTATGCGTCGCCGCGACCTGATGAAGAGCGCCCTGCTGGGCGCCGCCGCATGGACCGTCCGCCCGTCGCTGGCATTGGCGGGTGTGGCCGGCACCATCGCCACGCCGGCCGAACTGGAGCGCCGGTATGGCGGCCGTCTGGGCGTGGCCGTGCTCGATACCGGAACCGGTCGGCGTCTGCGCCATCGTGCGGACCAGCGGTTCATGATGTGCAGCACCGGCAAACTGCTGGTCGTCGGCGCGGTGCTGGCAAAGGTCGACCGTGGGCAGGAACGGCTGGATCGGCGCATCGTGTTCGGGCGCGACGCGGTGCTCGACTGGGCGCCGATCACCCGTATGCATGCCGGGGCACCGGGCATGACCATCGCGCAGCTCTGCCACGCGGCGCTCACGGTCAGCGACAACACCGCGATGAACCTGCTGCTGGACAGCCTGGGTGGGCCGGCCGCTGCGACCCGCTATGTACGCGGCCTGGGTGATCCGCTGACCCGCTTCGACCGCTACGAGCCCGAGCTCAATGTACCGGCGCCCGGCGGGCTGCTCGATACCAGCACGCCGGACGCGATGCTGGCCGACATGCAGGCGCTGTTGCTGGGCGACGTGCTGTCGGCCTCGTCGCGTGCGCGGCTGACCGACTGGATGCGTCACAACACCACCGGCATGGACCAGCTCCGTGCCGGTCTGCCGATGGGCTGGACGGCGGGCGACAAGACCGGCAGCAGCCGCAGCCAGACCAACGACGTGGCGATCATCTGGCCGCCCGGACGCAAGCCGCTGCTGGTGGTGGCGTTCTACGAAGGGCCGACCGGCCTGACCAGTCGGCGCAAGGCCGTGCTGGCACAGGTCGGCACGCTGGCGTCACGCGTGTGACGCCTCACCGGCTCAGGCGCTGGCGTGGTCCAGCAGGTTGATGTCGTCGCTGCCGAGAGCAAGGTTCGCCGCCCCGCACAGCTCGTGCAGTTGTTCCACGCTGGTGGCGCTGGCGATCGGTGCGGTAATGCCGGGCCGGGCCATCAGCCAGGCCAGTGCCACCTGCGCGGGCGTGGCCTGGTGGGTGGCGGCGACCTTGTCCAGCGCGGCAAGGACACCGAGGCCTCTGGTATCGAGATACGGCTTGACCGCGGCAGCACGTGCTGCGCTCTTGCCCAGGTCGGCTTCGCTGCGGTACTTGCCGGTGAGGAAGCCGCTGGCCAGTGCGTAGTAGGGAATCACGCCGATGGCTTCACGTCGCACCAGCGGCTCGATCTCCTGCTCGTACCCGGCGCGCGACATCAGGTTGTATTCCGGCTGCAGGGTTTCGTAGCGGGGCAGGTTGTGCTGTCGGGCGACGTCCAGCGCCTCGCCGAAGCGGTCGGCGCTGTAGTTGGACGCGCCGATCACGCGGACCTTGCCGACCTCGATCAACCGCGCGAATGCACCCAGGGTCTCCGCCAGCGGCACGCTGGCATCGTCTTCGTGGGCCTGGTACAGGTCGATGTGGTCGGTCTGCAGGCGTTGCAGCGAAGCGTCCACCGCCTGGTTGATGTTCAGTGGCGACAGCCCCGGGTGCTCGGCCCACTTCGCCACCTTGGTGGCGATCACCACCTTGTCGCGCTTGCCGCTCCGCTTCAGCCACTTGCCGATCAGGGTTTCCGACTCGCCGCCCTGGTTGCCCGGTACCCATGCGGAATAGACATCGGCGGTATCGACCAAGTTGAAGCCCGCGTCGACGAAAGCGTCGAGCAGTTCGAACGTGCGCTGTTCGTCGGCGCTCCAGCCGAACACGTTACCGCCAAAGGCGAGCGGGGCGACCGAAAGCGGGGAACGGCCGAGGGAACGATATGACATGAGCTATCTCCGGGTAAGCAACGAC
This window of the Dyella sp. A6 genome carries:
- a CDS encoding NADP-dependent isocitrate dehydrogenase; protein product: MSDTPKIIYTLTDEAPFLATQSLLPIVKAFTGTAGIAMETRDISLSGRILSQFPECLEDDQKVADDLAELGQLATTPEANIIKLPNISASVPQMKAAIKELQAKGYALPDYPDEPADDAQKDIKSRYDRVKGSAVNPVLREGNSDRRAPLSVKNYARKHPHKMGAWSGDSKTRVAHMDGGDFYGSEKSVTVDAPTTVAIEWFGKDGTRKVLKEKTALKAGEIIDAAVMSRKALAAFVDAQIAAATAEGVLFSVHLKATMMKVSDPIMFGVVVGEFYKDVLARHADALKQVGFDPNNGIGDLYARLGALPEAKQAEIRADVEAEYARRPALAMVNSDKGITNLHVPSDVIIDASMPAMIRDSGKMWNAGGERQDCLALIPDRSYAGVYQAVIEDCKAHGAFDPATMGSVPNVGLMAQKAEEYGSHDKTFQIPADGVVKVTDASGTALLQHDVEAGDIWRMCQTKDAPVQDWVKLAVSRARHTPAVFWLDPKRAHDAEVIKKVERYLKDHDLSGLDIRIMDPVAATTYSLQRIRQGLDTISVTGNVLRDYLTDLFPIMELGTSAKMLSIVPLMAGGGLFETGAGGSAPKHVQQFVEEDYLRWDSLGEFLALAASLEHLASRYDNAAAGVLARTLDQANGKILDNNKSPARKVGELDNRGSHFYLALYWAQALAAQDEDAALKAKFAPLAKALADNEAAIIGELNGVQGKPVEIGGYYRPDLAKVGQAMRPSAVFNKALAALS
- the bla gene encoding class A beta-lactamase; translation: MRRRDLMKSALLGAAAWTVRPSLALAGVAGTIATPAELERRYGGRLGVAVLDTGTGRRLRHRADQRFMMCSTGKLLVVGAVLAKVDRGQERLDRRIVFGRDAVLDWAPITRMHAGAPGMTIAQLCHAALTVSDNTAMNLLLDSLGGPAAATRYVRGLGDPLTRFDRYEPELNVPAPGGLLDTSTPDAMLADMQALLLGDVLSASSRARLTDWMRHNTTGMDQLRAGLPMGWTAGDKTGSSRSQTNDVAIIWPPGRKPLLVVAFYEGPTGLTSRRKAVLAQVGTLASRV
- a CDS encoding aldo/keto reductase → MSYRSLGRSPLSVAPLAFGGNVFGWSADEQRTFELLDAFVDAGFNLVDTADVYSAWVPGNQGGESETLIGKWLKRSGKRDKVVIATKVAKWAEHPGLSPLNINQAVDASLQRLQTDHIDLYQAHEDDASVPLAETLGAFARLIEVGKVRVIGASNYSADRFGEALDVARQHNLPRYETLQPEYNLMSRAGYEQEIEPLVRREAIGVIPYYALASGFLTGKYRSEADLGKSAARAAAVKPYLDTRGLGVLAALDKVAATHQATPAQVALAWLMARPGITAPIASATSVEQLHELCGAANLALGSDDINLLDHASA
- a CDS encoding efflux RND transporter permease subunit, whose protein sequence is MNISGPFIRRPIGTSLLAIGIFVAGLICYVGLGVAALPDMSFPVIFVQASEAGASATTMATTVAAPLERHLGQVPGIDMMHSSSSQGSTFVFLMFNAGVDINAAAQDVQAQINAAQADLPSGLTSQPSYRKANPNDDPVIELALTSKTQSVRSLYDVADSLLAQRVRQIDGVSEVDIAGASTPAIRVDVDMRKLNSMGLTMDSVRNAISAANNTSPLGTLDNGITSMTVTANDSMHSVDQFANLIVSTQNGTPVRLSDIAHVYQGTQDRYQAGWFQGKPAILLYVYKQSDANVIATVDRVKAALPELRAYLQPGTKLTPFFDGTPTIRNSLREVQLTLLISLGMVVLVMALFLRRIAPTMIAAGAVPLSLAGAAVVMYAFGYTLNNLTLLALVVAIGFVVDDAIVMIENVIRHMDAGMTRREAALKGAKEIGFTIVSITASLVAVFAPLIFMGGITGMFFKQFTVTLVAAIVLSATVSLTFTPAMCACFLKSFDTVAPRPPSRLGRALDRMLEGMHRVYERALDFALRHAVVLALTPLVLIFVTIFLFGQLQFTMFPAQDTGLIRGISMSGATASFQESVHRQQRFNDMLLADKDVAMVSSHLGTSRQGASAFFDVELKTHAQGRTDSTMQALQRLSTMASHYPDLDVRMRAVQDLPSFGGRGSNQGAQYQIGIKGDSLTELEAWLPKLVDQLKKNPKLLDVGSDMGKSGLEQDLVVNRDKAAALGLGMGSVDTVLYDALGQRSVSKIYSNLNQYSVVLGVAPDQMQTPADLDTIYFKGKSSSVAGTPQMIPLAALAHQVPSLTPTHINHHDQSTVENLSFNLAPGVTMGQAMQIIEKTVQNMRMPGDIKLELGGDFRRLRQSQNGGILLLLAAILAVYIVLGILYESLIHPITILSTLPAAGVGALLALYITHTPLSVIAQIALVLLIGIVKKNAIMMIDFALVAEREHGVSAREAAREACMVRFRPIMMTTMVAILAALPIAIGLGQGSDLRRPLGIAMIGGLLFSQSLTLLSTPALYVVFSGLSERWHAWRNRRRLRLLEQAG